The region TGCGTCCTCTCGGGCGTAGATGCGCAGGGCGGCGTTGAGGGCGACGGCGTCGGCGAACCGGTCGTCGCGTTCGCCGGCGAGGACGGCTTCCGTGATTTCGGCGGAGTCGCCCGCCACGTCCTCTTCGTCGACGCCCAAGTCGTCGTACTCGAAGTCCATGCCGTACTCGGCCGTCTCTATCTCGAAGTCGTCGAACTCGCCGTCGGTCCACTCGGCCACCTTCGTGTACCCGGGGCGGATGTCGTCGTACCCCTCCATGCCCTGGAACATGAGGACGCGGCGCAGGTCGTGGTGGTCGGACTGCTCGAAGGTGTCGACCATCTTCTTGGCGAACGTGAGGTGGTAGAACGACCCGAGGTGGACGTCGGCGTCGGCGGGGTTGGCGATGGTCTCGATGGTGTTGAAGAACGTGCGGACGCCCATCCGGTCGCGGCGGTCCCACAGGTCGTCGACGACGGGGTTGAACGCCGGTTGGTAGTAGAAGCCGAATCCGGTCTCGTCCACCATGTCGGCGCTCTCCTCCGGTTCCAGTTCCGTCCGGACGCCGAGTTCGTCGAGGACGTGCTTGTAGGCGTCCTGCTTCTGCGTCGGCACCCGGTCGCCGGAGTGGACGACGACGGGCGTCCCCGCGGCGGCGGCGACGATGCCCGCGGCCGCGCCGAGAATCGCCGTCTTCCCCTTGCCGTCGTAGTTCGCGCCGCAGTCGACGGGGTCCGCGTCGGGTTCGGCGTACTCGACGTGCTCGCACATCACGTCGGTGTACGCCGCCAGTTCCTCGGCGTTGTTGTGCTTCCAGCGGTTCGCCAGCCAGAAGGCCCCGAGGGTCGTCGGGTCGGGTTCGCCCGCGAAGATGCGCCGAATCGCATCCTGCGCTTGGTCGCGCGTCATGTCCTCCGCGGACTTGGTGCCGGAGCCGACCACTTCGGTCATCAGACGCTTCAGCGGCCACTCCCCAAATTCGGTCGCTTCGGACGCTTGAGCCATGTTTGAACGTTGGTCTGCCCCGACAAAAGTAGTCCGTTCGAGGCGCGAACTCCGCCGGTCGTACCACCGCCGAAGCACCGGTACACTGCCGAAGCACCGATACACCTCCGTCGCACCTACGGTCAGCGAACGCCGTCGCAAATCCGAAACCCGTACGTTCGTTCGCTCCTACGTCTACGCAATGAGCGCACTGGAGGGCGATTGGCGCGCGGGGCTCGACGACGTCGATGCCGCCCTCATCGACGAGTACCAGAGCGGATTCCCGGTCGAACCGCGACCGTTTCGCGCGGTGGGCGAGGAACTCGGCGTCTCGGAGTCCGAGGTGGTCGAACGGGTGCGGCGACTGCGCGAGAAGAAGGTGTTCCGGCGGTTCGGCGCGGTGTTGAACCCGCCGGTCATCGGGAGTTCGACGCTCGCGGCCGTCAGCGCCCCCGAATCTCGGTTCGAGGAGGTGGCCGAGGTGATAAACGGCTACCGGCAGGTGAACCACAACTACCGCCGGGACCACGAGTGGAACATGTGGTTCGTCGTCACCGCCGCCTCGCGGGACCGACGCGACGAGATTCTCGCCGAAATCGAGGAGCGAACCGGTTGTACGGTGCTGAACCTCCCGATGCTCACGGACTACTACATCGACTTGGAGTTCCCCGTCGTGAATCGGGACCGCTTCGCCCGCGAGAGCCTCGAAGCGACGGACGTCTCCGCGACGCGCATCTCCGAGGAGGCGACCGGCGACCTCTCGACGCTGGAGGCGGACCTCTTGGTCGAGATTCAGGACGGCTTCCCCCTCTCGCCGACGCCGTACGCCGACGTGGCCGAGGCCGTGGAGGCCGACGTGGACGACGTGGTGGCCGCGATAGCCCGCCTCCTCGACGACGGCTGTATCAAGCGAATCGGCTGCGTCGTCAACCACGTCGTCACCGGCTTCGATTCGAACTGCATGGTCGTCTGGGACGTGCCGGACGACGAACTCGACGCCCGCGGCGAGGCCGCCGGTCGGCTTCCGTACGTGACGCTCTGTTACCACCGGCCGCGCCGGGAGGAACTCGACTGGGACTACAACCTCTTTACGATGATTCACGGCCGCGAGGCCGAGGCGGTGGACGAGAAGATAGACGAACTCGCCGACGACCACCTGCCGTTCGACCACGAACGCCTCTACTCGACGGAGACGTTGAAACAGACCGGCGCGCAGTACGAGGAACTGGTCGGGTCGGCCGAACGCGACGAGTGAGCGAGCGCCCGTTCAGCGCGAAAAGGGGCCGACGCGGGCGAGCGTTCGCGCGGCCTGCACGACGCCCGTCTTCGCGAGCGACCCGCTCTTGATAGCGCCCAACTTCGCGTAGTAGCCGCTCTTCCGAAGCGCCGCGCCGCCGTAGTGGCGGGTGCTCGTCGGAATCGGCGTCCGCCGCCCCTCGACGCGCGTCGTCCCGTGGTAGATGGCGTCGAGGACGTCCTTTGCGGTCAGCGTCGCGCGGGTCACGTCGGGCACGTCTATCTCGGTGTACGCGCGGCCGACGTATCCGACCTTGTGCGCGTCGCTCCCGGCGACGCCGGGGTAGCCGTACTCGCGGGCGAATCGGCGCGCGCGGCGGTTCTTCCACCCCGTGAACAGCCACGAGTTGTACACCTCGATGGCGTCGGCGTCGGTCAACTGGCTCTTGCGGACGCCGTGGCGACTCCGCTGGAACGGGTGCGGGACGATGGCGACGCCGCCGTGGTCGCGAATCCACTCGACGGTGTCGCCGAGGGGTTCGCGGCGCGGCGGCATCGATTCGACGCCGAGGGCGAGGAGGTGTCCGTCGGCCGTCGATACCTCCACCCCGGGGATGCCGACGAGTCCGTACATCGGGGCGAGTTCTGCGGCTCGAATCGACTCGTGGATGACGTCGTGGTCCGTGATGACGACGGCGTCAAGTCCGATTTCTGCCGCTTGTTCGAGAATCAACTCCACCGGGTCCGAGCCGTCGTACGACGCCTCCGAGTGAACGTGTGGGTCGATTCGAACGGTGAGGGCAGACACGAGAGACCGTTCGCTCTCCTACAATAAAAGCTATCGGCAGACGGGTGTCATCTCGTCGCACGCCGCTGCTACCTCCCGAGAACGCCTCTCAGGTTGTATCGAACGCCGTCGCCGAGTGGCCGCCGCGACCCCTTCCTCCGACGCCCGACGTATCACAGACACTACGTATACTCGCTTCAGCGAACGCTTACGGTGCGTGCTGTGGTTGCTCGTAACATGGCTTCCGAATCGCGGGGCGACTTCGTACGCGCGTGCGCCCTCGACGAACTGAAGGAGGAAGGTCGAACGCTCGTCACCGGAGAAGGGACGCCGCTGGCCGTCTTCTACCACGAGGACGAGGTGTTCGCGACGGACAACCGGTGTCCGCACATGGGCTTTCCGCTGACCGACGGCAGCGTCGAAGACGGCGTCCTCACCTGCCACTGGCACCACGCCCGCTTCGAACTCTCCTGCGGCGACACCTTCGACCCGTGGGCGGACGACGTGCGGACGTACCCCGTCGAGGTGCGCGACGGCGACGTGTACGTGAATCCGGACCCCGAACGCGACGAGTCGCCCGCAGAGCGGTGGGCGGCGCGCCTGGAGGACGGCCTCGAACGGAACCTCCGACTCGTCGTCGCCAAATCGGTACTCGGACTCGCGGACGCGGGCGTCCCGTCCGCGGAGGTGGTCGAGACGGGCGTCCGGTTCGGCGCGCGGTACAGAGAGGCGGGGTGGGGGCCGGGGCTGACCGTCCTCACCGCGATGGCGAACGTCCGCCCGCACCTCGGCGAGGAGGACCGAACGCGCGCGCTGTATCAGGGGCTCGCGGAGGTGGCGAACGACTGCGCGGACGAACCGCCGCGGTTCGACCAGGAGGCGTTCGGCGCGCGCGACGTGTCGTACGACCGGCTGAAGTCGTGGTTCCGCGAGAACGTCGAGGTGCGCGACGCCGACGGCGCGGAACGCGTCCTCCGGACGGCGATAGCGAACGACTGCTCGGACGCGCGCGTGGCCGAGATGCTGGCCGCGGCGGCCACCGACCACCGCTACCTGAACGCCGGGCACACGCTGGACTTCGTGAACAAGGCGTTCGAGGCCCTCGATACGGTCGGGTGGGACCACGCGGAGGCGGTCCTCCCGACGCTGGTTCGGGGGTTGGCGACGGCGGCCCGCGCCGAGGAGCAGTCCTCGTGGCGGCAACCCGTTGACCTCGCGTCGATGCTCGAGGAGACGTTCGACGAGTTGGACGAACTCGTCGCGGCGGGCGAGTCGAAGTCGTGGACCGCCCCCGAGGAGTTCACCGAGACGCTCCTCGCGGACGACCCCGAGACGGTGTACTCGGCGCTCACGACGGCGATAGCCGAGGGCGCGACGGTGGCGGAACTCGCGAGCGAAGTCGCCTACGCCGCCGGGACGCGCGTCGCCCGGTTCGGCACCGTCAACGAGTTCTCCGATTGGAACACCGTCCACCACACGTTCACCTACGCCAACGCCGTCC is a window of Halopelagius longus DNA encoding:
- a CDS encoding CehA/McbA family metallohydrolase codes for the protein MSALTVRIDPHVHSEASYDGSDPVELILEQAAEIGLDAVVITDHDVIHESIRAAELAPMYGLVGIPGVEVSTADGHLLALGVESMPPRREPLGDTVEWIRDHGGVAIVPHPFQRSRHGVRKSQLTDADAIEVYNSWLFTGWKNRRARRFAREYGYPGVAGSDAHKVGYVGRAYTEIDVPDVTRATLTAKDVLDAIYHGTTRVEGRRTPIPTSTRHYGGAALRKSGYYAKLGAIKSGSLAKTGVVQAARTLARVGPFSR
- the ahbB gene encoding siroheme decarboxylase subunit beta; this encodes MSALEGDWRAGLDDVDAALIDEYQSGFPVEPRPFRAVGEELGVSESEVVERVRRLREKKVFRRFGAVLNPPVIGSSTLAAVSAPESRFEEVAEVINGYRQVNHNYRRDHEWNMWFVVTAASRDRRDEILAEIEERTGCTVLNLPMLTDYYIDLEFPVVNRDRFARESLEATDVSATRISEEATGDLSTLEADLLVEIQDGFPLSPTPYADVAEAVEADVDDVVAAIARLLDDGCIKRIGCVVNHVVTGFDSNCMVVWDVPDDELDARGEAAGRLPYVTLCYHRPRREELDWDYNLFTMIHGREAEAVDEKIDELADDHLPFDHERLYSTETLKQTGAQYEELVGSAERDE
- a CDS encoding Rieske (2Fe-2S) protein, producing the protein MASESRGDFVRACALDELKEEGRTLVTGEGTPLAVFYHEDEVFATDNRCPHMGFPLTDGSVEDGVLTCHWHHARFELSCGDTFDPWADDVRTYPVEVRDGDVYVNPDPERDESPAERWAARLEDGLERNLRLVVAKSVLGLADAGVPSAEVVETGVRFGARYREAGWGPGLTVLTAMANVRPHLGEEDRTRALYQGLAEVANDCADEPPRFDQEAFGARDVSYDRLKSWFRENVEVRDADGAERVLRTAIANDCSDARVAEMLAAAATDHRYLNAGHTLDFVNKAFEALDTVGWDHAEAVLPTLVRGLATAARAEEQSSWRQPVDLASMLEETFDELDELVAAGESKSWTAPEEFTETLLADDPETVYSALTTAIAEGATVAELASEVAYAAGTRVARFGTVNEFSDWNTVHHTFTYANAVHRLARRTGATELYRGVFDAATNVYLDRFLNTPPAPIPDRPDGDADEGTEAHLDGLLAAFDAEGRVDAAGRHAAQFFDRGGDPARLRERLGRGLLREDAGFHTFQALEAGFSQIDVRDDPEEIRTLFVAVARYLAAHFPTRREREQTFTIAARLHRGETIHEAGGD
- a CDS encoding anthranilate phosphoribosyltransferase, yielding MAQASEATEFGEWPLKRLMTEVVGSGTKSAEDMTRDQAQDAIRRIFAGEPDPTTLGAFWLANRWKHNNAEELAAYTDVMCEHVEYAEPDADPVDCGANYDGKGKTAILGAAAGIVAAAAGTPVVVHSGDRVPTQKQDAYKHVLDELGVRTELEPEESADMVDETGFGFYYQPAFNPVVDDLWDRRDRMGVRTFFNTIETIANPADADVHLGSFYHLTFAKKMVDTFEQSDHHDLRRVLMFQGMEGYDDIRPGYTKVAEWTDGEFDDFEIETAEYGMDFEYDDLGVDEEDVAGDSAEITEAVLAGERDDRFADAVALNAALRIYAREDAESIDEGLEMARDALESGDAEAVLEDLRGF